The proteins below are encoded in one region of Sander lucioperca isolate FBNREF2018 chromosome 11, SLUC_FBN_1.2, whole genome shotgun sequence:
- the LOC116055327 gene encoding vitellogenin-2-like isoform X1: MRVLVLAFTVAFAAGYQVNFAPEFATGKTYVYKYEAFVMGGLPEDGLARAGVKVISKVLISAAAADTFVLKLVDPEIFEYSGIWPKDAFIPATNLTSALAAQLSTPIKFEYANGVVGKVFAPAGVSETVLNVCRGILNMFQLNIKKTQNVYELQELGVQGVCKTHYIISEDAKADRILLSKTKDLNHCQERIIKDIGLAYTERCAECEAGGKTLNGAAAFSYIMKPAATGALILEATATELIQFSPFNIMNGAVQMEAKQILTFIEIATAAVEHIRADVPYVPRGSLQYEFDSELLQTPIQLLRITNAEAQIVEILNHLVTSNVAMVHEDAPLKFIELIQLLRVARFESIEALWTRFKAKADYRHWILNAVPAIGTHAALKFFKEKFLAGEVTIAEAAQALLASVHMVTADLEVIKLAEGLAMNPKIQENPVLREIVMLGYGTLVAKYCAENPTCPAELVRPIHELAIQAVAKGEIEEVIVTLKVLGNAGHPASLKPIMKLLPGFGSAAAGLPHRVHIDAVLALRNIAKKEPKMIQEMAVQLFMDEALHPELRMVAAIVLFETKLPMGLVTALANVLLKEKNLQVASFVYSYMKAMTKNTAPDFASVAAACNVAVKILSPKFDRMSYRFSRAFYLDTYHNPWMMGAAASAFYVNDAATVFPRAIVAKARTYFAGAYADVLELGVRTEGMQEALLKIQKSPENVDRMTKMKQVIKALSEWRAHPSSQPLASVYVKFFGQEIAFANIDKAIIDQIIELATGPAIQSYGRNALNAVMSGFAFHLTKPMLVAEVRRIFPTTVGLPMELSFYTAAVAAASVELQATVTPPLPENFNAAQLLKSDINIRAAITPSVSMHTYAVMGVNTAFVQAALMSRARVHTIVPAKMEARIDMIKGNFKLQLLPVQGIDKIATVFVDTFAVARNVEDLAAAKITPVVPEEFTAQTSRETFSSKISSFASSLAGDMSVSSEILPVDLPSRIVRKAFEKKMCAVIETFGIKACTEIESRNAAFIKNCPFYTIIGKHAVIVEVAPAAGPVVEKIEIEVQVGDRAAEKILKVINLSEEEEILEDKNVLMKLKKILVPGLKNSTAASSSSSSSHSISSRSSSSRSSSSRSSSSHSSSSRSSSSSSASSKSSSSSSSRSKSKAVGKASKRLSSSSSSRSSSASNSQSSLVFSSRSSNSSSSSSSSRSSRSRSLSKQQLYEMKFIKNHIHQHGLSTGRANSKSSAYSFEAIYNKAKYLSNAVAPVVTILIRAVRADHTVQGYQIAAYFDRATARLQVIIANLDENDQWRVCADGVMLSYRKLMAKIAWGIECKQYKTEITAETGLVGKDPAVSVKVAWDKLPKSMMCYATRISQYISRVAKEYGAHLAKAKNVRNQIRLSVAAASETSLNVVLKTPKRTLYIFGVHFPIALPIGHTAAELESYQSNWADKLSYMLTKAHAAECSMVKDTVVTFNNRKYKNEMPHSCSQVLAQDCTPELKFIVLLKRDQTEEQNQINVKIGNIDVDLHPKGSVIIVKVNGVEIPISNLPYQHPTGKIQIIQRGEGIALHAPSHGLQEVYLDLNELKVKVVDWMRGQTCGLCGKADGEIRQEYRTPNERLTKNAVSYAHSWVLSGKSCRDASECYMKLESVKLEKQVVLHGQESKCYSVEPVLRCLAGCMPVRTTTATVGYHCLPADSNLNVSEGLSSIYEKSTDLIETAEAHLACRCAAQCA, from the exons ATGAGGGTGCTTGTGCTAGCCTTCACTGTGGCCTTTGCTG CGGGTTACCAGGTCAACTTTG CTCCAGAGTTTGCCACTGGAAAGACCTACGTCTACAAATATGAGGCCTTTGTTATGGGCGGCCTTCCTGAGGATGGTCTGGCACGCGCTGGAGTGAAAGTCATCAGCAAAGTTTTAATCAGTGCCGCAGCAGCCGACACCTTTGTGCTGAAG CTTGTAGACCCGGAAATCTTTGAGTACAGTGGCATCTGGCCCAAAGACGCTTTCATCCCAGCCACCAATCTCACCTCAGCCCTGGCTGCTCAGCTCTCGACACCCATCAAGTTTGAGTATGCAAACGGTGTTGTCGGCAAAGTGTTTGCACCAGCTGGCGTCTCTGAAACTGTGCTGAATGTCTGCAGAGGAATCCTCAACATGTTCCAGCTGAATATCAAGAAGACTCAGAACGTCTATGAGCTGCAAGAG CTTGGAGTACAGGGTGTGTGTAAAACCCACTACATCATCAGTGAGGACGCAAAGGCTGACCGCATCCTGTTGTCCAAGACTAAGGACCTGAACCACTGCCAGGAGAGAATCATTAAGGACATTGGCTTGGCTTACACAGAGAGATGCGCTGAGTGTGAGGCT GGAGGAAAGACCCTGAACGGAGCCGCTGCTTTTAGCTACATCATGAAGCCAGCAGCCACAGGTGCTTTGATCTTGGAGGCAACTGCTACAGAGCTCATCCAGTTCTCACCTTTCAACATCATGAATGGCGCTGTCCAGATGGAGGCTAA GCAAATCCTGACCTTCATTGAGATCGCGACGGCCGCAGTGGAGCACATCAGAGCTGATGTTCCATATGTTCCCCGTGGATCCCTGCAGTACGAGTTTGACAGCGAGCTTCTCCAGACACCCATCCAGCTTCTGAGGATCACCAATGCCGAGGCACAG ATTGTTGAGATTCTAAACCACCTGGTGACTTCCAATGTGGCCATGGTCCACGAAGATGCTCCTCTGAAATTCATTGAGCTCATCCAGCTGCTGCGTGTGGCCAGATTTGAGAGTATTGAGGCCCTCTGGACTCGGTTCAAAGCTAAAGCCGATTACAG GCACTGGATCCTAAATGCTGTCCCTGCCATTGGTACTCATGCTGCTTTGAAGTTCTTCAAGGAGAAGTTCCTCGCTGGGGAGGTGACTATTGCCGAAGCTGCTCAAGCACTTCTGGCATCTGTCCACATGGTGACAGCCGACCTGGAGGTTATCAAGCTTGCCGAG GGCCTGGCCATGAACCCCAAGATACAAGAAAACCCAGTTCTGCGTGAGATTGTCATGCTGGGCTATGGCACCCTGGTTGCTAAATACTGTGCAGAGAACCCAACTTGCCCAGCTGAGCTAGTGAGG CCCATCCATGAACTTGCTATCCAGGCTGTTGCCAAAGGTGAAATTGAGGAGGTCATTGTCACTCTCAAAGTCCTGGGTAATGCTGGACATCCTGCCAGCCTGAAGCCAATCATGAAGCTCCTGCCAGGCTTTGGAAGTGCTGCTGCTGGCCTGCCACACAGAGTTCACATTGATGCTGTTTTGGCCCTGAGGAACATTGCTAAGAAGGAGCCCAAGATG ATCCAGGAAATGGCTGTTCAGCTGTTCATGGACGAGGCTCTCCACCCAGAGCTACGAATGGTTGCTGCTATCGTACTGTTTGAGACCAAGCTGCCAATGGGTCTAGTGACTGCTCTCGCCAATGTCCtcttgaaagaaaaaaatctgcagGTCGCTAGCTTTGTCTACTCTTACATGAAAGCCATGACCAAGAACACCGCTCCTGATTTTGCCTCTGT TGCTGCTGCCTGTAATGTTGCTGTGAAGATCCTTAGCCCCAAATTCGACAGAATGAGCTATCGCTTCAGCAGAGCTTTCTATTTAGATACCTACCACA ACCCCTGGATGATGGGTGCTGCTGCTAGCGCCTTCTATGTTAACGATGCTGCAACTGTTTTTCCAAGAGCCATTGTGGCCAAAGCTCGCACCTACTTTGCAGGAGCTTATGCTGATGTCCTTGAG CTTGGAGTAAGAACTGAGGGAATGCAGGAGGCCCTTCTGAAAATACAAAAGTCTCCCGAGAATGTTGACAGGATGACCAAGATGAAACAAGTTATAAAGGCT cTTTCTGAGTGGAGGGCTCATCCTTCCAGCCAGCCCCTGGCCTCTGTGTATGTGAAATTCTTTGGACAGGAAATTGCATTTGCCAACATTGACAAAGCCATTATTGATCAGATTATTGAG cttgccACTGGACCAGCAATCCAATCTTATGGCAGGAATGCTTTGAATGCTGTGATGTCTGGGTTCGCATTTCATTTGACAAAACCAATGCTGGTTGCTGAGGTTCGTCGCATCTTTCCCACCACCGTTGGTCTGCCCATGGAGCTCAGTTTCTATACTGCTGCTGTGGCTGCTGCCTCTGTTGAAC TCCAAGCCACTGTGACACCACCTCTGCCTGAAAACTTCAATGCTGCCCAGCTTCTGAAGTCTGACATCAACATCAGGGCTGCCATTACTCCAAG TGTGTCCATGCATACCTATGCAGTTATGGGAGTGAATACTGCTTTCGTCCAGGCTGCTCTGATGTCAAGAGCCAGAGTTCACACAATTGTTCCTGCAAAGATGGAAGCAAGAATTGACATGATTAAGGGGAACTTCAAGCTTCAGCTCCTGCCTGTTCAGGGCATCGATAAGATTGCAActgtatt TGTTGATACTTTTGCTGTTGCAAGAAATGTGGAAGACCTTGCAGCTGCCAAAATCACACCAGTGGTTCCAGAAGAATTTACAGCACAGACATCAAGGGAAACCTTTTCTTCAAAGATTTCATCCTTTGCATCCTCTCTGGCTGGTGATATG TCAGTGTCATCTGAAATCCTTCCTGTTGACCTGCCAAGTAGAATTGTCCGCAAGGcctttgaaaagaaaatgtgtgctGTAATCGAAACCTTTGGAATCAAGGCGTGCACTGAGATTGAATCTCGCAACGCAGCCTTCATCAAAAACTGCCCATTCTACACCATAATTGGAAAACATGCGGTCATTGTTGAGGTTGCTCCAG CTGCCGGACCAGTCGTCGAGAAGATTGAAATTGAGGTTCAGGTTGGAGATAGGGCAGCAGAAAAGATCCTCAAAGTGATTAACCTGAGTGAGGAAGAGGAAATTCTTGAGGACAAAAACGTCCTGATGAAACTCAAGAAAATCCTGGTTCCTGGTCTGAAGAACAGCACAGCAGCGTCATCCAGCTCCAGCAGCTCTCATTCTATCAGCTCTCGCTCCAGCAGCTCTCGCTCCAGCAGCTCTCGCTCCAGCAGCTCTCACTCCAGCAGCTCTCGCTCCAGCAGCTCCTCCTCCGCATCATCCAAgtcctcctccagctcctcctctcGCTCCAAGAGCAAGGCAGTCGGCAAAGCATCAAAGAGACTGAGCAGCTCCTCCAGCTCACGCTCCAGCAGTGCTTCAAACAGCCAGTCTTCTCTCGTGTTCAGCAGCCGCTCCTCCAactccagctccagctccagctcctccaGGTCCTCCAGGTCCAGATCATTGTCCAAG CAACAACTGTATGAAATGAAGTTTATCAAGAACCACATCCACCAG CATGGCCTCTCCACAGGCCGTGCCAACAGCAAGAGCAGTGCCTACAGCTTCGAGGCCATCTACAATAAG GCCAAGTACCTCTCTAATGCTGTCGCTCCTGTTGTAACTATTCTCATCCGCGCCGTGAGAGCTGACCACACGGTTCAGGGATACCAGATTGCAGCTTACTTTGACAGAGCTACTGCCAGACTTCAGGTCATTATTGCCAACCTGGATGAGAATGACCAATGGAGAGTCTGTGCTGATGGTGTGATGCTGAGCTACCGCAAGCTGATG GCCAAGATTGCCTGGGGCATTGAGTGCAAACAATACAAGACTGAGATCACGGCTGAGACTGGTCTGGTGGGTAAAGACCCTGCAGTCAGCGTTAAGGTTGCCTGGGACAAACTTCCAAAGAGCATGATGTGCTATGCAACACG GATCTCTCAGTACATTTCCCGTGTCGCTAAGGAATATGGAGCACACCTGGCAAAGGCAAAAAATGTTCgtaatcagatcagactgtCTGTGGCTGCTGCTTCTGAGACAAGCCTGAATGTTGTGCTGAAGACACCAAAG AGGACATTATACATATTTGGTGTGCACTTCCCTATTGCTCTGCCAATTGGTCACACTGCTGCTGAGCTAGAATCCTACCAAAGCAACTGGGCTGACAAGCTCTCCTACATGCTCACCAAGGCTCATGCAg CTGAGTGTTCCATGGTCAAAGACACAGTGGTCACATTCAACAACAGGAAATACAAGAACGAGATGCCCCACTCTTGCTCCCAGGTGTTGGCTCAGGATTGTACCCCGGAACTTAAATTCATTGTTCTACTGAAGAGGGATCAAACAGAGGAACAGAACCAGATCAATGTGAAGATCGGAAACAT TGATGTGGACCTGCATCCGAAGGGCAGTGTTATCATAGTGAAGGTTAACGGAGTAGAAATCCCTATCAGCAACCTGCCATATCAGCATCCCACag GCAAAATTCAGATCATACAGAGAGGTGAGGGCATTGCGCTCCATGCTCCCAGCCATGGTCTCCAGGAGGTCTACCTTGATCTGAACGAGCTGAAG GTCAAAGTTGTGGACTGGATGAGAGGACAGACCTGTGGACTCTGTGGAAAGGCTGACGGAGAAATCAGACAGGAGTACCGCACACCCAACGAACGCCTGACCAAGAACGCAGTCAGCTACGCTCATTCCTGGGTTCTGTCTGGAAAGAGCTGCCGGGATGCCTCTG AGTGTTACATGAAGCTTGAATCTGTGAAGCTGGAGAAGCAGGTGGTCCTCCATGGCCAAGAGTCCAAATGCTACTCTGTTGAGCCCGTGCTGCGCTGCCTGGCCGGCTGCATGCCTGTGAGGACAACGACCGCCACTGTTGGCTACCACTGCCTGCCCGCTG ATTCTAACCTGAATGTCTCTGAGGGTCTGAGCAGCATCTATGAGAAGAGCACTGACCTGATCGAAACAGCAGAAGCCCACCTGGCCTGTCGCTGCGCTGCTCAGTGCGCTTAA
- the LOC116055327 gene encoding vitellogenin-2-like isoform X4 yields the protein MRVLVLAFTVAFAAGYQVNFAPEFATGKTYVYKYEAFVMGGLPEDGLARAGVKVISKVLISAAAADTFVLKLVDPEIFEYSGIWPKDAFIPATNLTSALAAQLSTPIKFEYANGVVGKVFAPAGVSETVLNVCRGILNMFQLNIKKTQNVYELQELGVQGVCKTHYIISEDAKADRILLSKTKDLNHCQERIIKDIGLAYTERCAECEAGGKTLNGAAAFSYIMKPAATGALILEATATELIQFSPFNIMNGAVQMEAKQILTFIEIATAAVEHIRADVPYVPRGSLQYEFDSELLQTPIQLLRITNAEAQIVEILNHLVTSNVAMVHEDAPLKFIELIQLLRVARFESIEALWTRFKAKADYRHWILNAVPAIGTHAALKFFKEKFLAGEVTIAEAAQALLASVHMVTADLEVIKLAEGLAMNPKIQENPVLREIVMLGYGTLVAKYCAENPTCPAELVRPIHELAIQAVAKGEIEEVIVTLKVLGNAGHPASLKPIMKLLPGFGSAAAGLPHRVHIDAVLALRNIAKKEPKMIQEMAVQLFMDEALHPELRMVAAIVLFETKLPMGLVTALANVLLKEKNLQVASFVYSYMKAMTKNTAPDFASVAAACNVAVKILSPKFDRMSYRFSRAFYLDTYHNPWMMGAAASAFYVNDAATVFPRAIVAKARTYFAGAYADVLELGVRTEGMQEALLKIQKSPENVDRMTKMKQVIKALSEWRAHPSSQPLASVYVKFFGQEIAFANIDKAIIDQIIELATGPAIQSYGRNALNAVMSGFAFHLTKPMLVAEVRRIFPTTVGLPMELSFYTAAVAAASVELQATVTPPLPENFNAAQLLKSDINIRAAITPSVSMHTYAVMGVNTAFVQAALMSRARVHTIVPAKMEARIDMIKGNFKLQLLPVQGIDKIATVFVDTFAVARNVEDLAAAKITPVVPEEFTAQTSRETFSSKISSFASSLAGDMSVSSEILPVDLPSRIVRKAFEKKMCAVIETFGIKACTEIESRNAAFIKNCPFYTIIGKHAVIVEVAPAAGPVVEKIEIEVQVGDRAAEKILKVINLSEEEEILEDKNVLMKLKKILVPGLKNSTAASSSSSSSRSSSSSSASSKSSSSSSSRSKSKAVGKASKRLSSSSSSRSSSASNSQSSLVFSSRSSNSSSSSSSSRSSRSRSLSKQQLYEMKFIKNHIHQHGLSTGRANSKSSAYSFEAIYNKAKYLSNAVAPVVTILIRAVRADHTVQGYQIAAYFDRATARLQVIIANLDENDQWRVCADGVMLSYRKLMAKIAWGIECKQYKTEITAETGLVGKDPAVSVKVAWDKLPKSMMCYATRISQYISRVAKEYGAHLAKAKNVRNQIRLSVAAASETSLNVVLKTPKRTLYIFGVHFPIALPIGHTAAELESYQSNWADKLSYMLTKAHAAECSMVKDTVVTFNNRKYKNEMPHSCSQVLAQDCTPELKFIVLLKRDQTEEQNQINVKIGNIDVDLHPKGSVIIVKVNGVEIPISNLPYQHPTGKIQIIQRGEGIALHAPSHGLQEVYLDLNELKVKVVDWMRGQTCGLCGKADGEIRQEYRTPNERLTKNAVSYAHSWVLSGKSCRDASECYMKLESVKLEKQVVLHGQESKCYSVEPVLRCLAGCMPVRTTTATVGYHCLPADSNLNVSEGLSSIYEKSTDLIETAEAHLACRCAAQCA from the exons ATGAGGGTGCTTGTGCTAGCCTTCACTGTGGCCTTTGCTG CGGGTTACCAGGTCAACTTTG CTCCAGAGTTTGCCACTGGAAAGACCTACGTCTACAAATATGAGGCCTTTGTTATGGGCGGCCTTCCTGAGGATGGTCTGGCACGCGCTGGAGTGAAAGTCATCAGCAAAGTTTTAATCAGTGCCGCAGCAGCCGACACCTTTGTGCTGAAG CTTGTAGACCCGGAAATCTTTGAGTACAGTGGCATCTGGCCCAAAGACGCTTTCATCCCAGCCACCAATCTCACCTCAGCCCTGGCTGCTCAGCTCTCGACACCCATCAAGTTTGAGTATGCAAACGGTGTTGTCGGCAAAGTGTTTGCACCAGCTGGCGTCTCTGAAACTGTGCTGAATGTCTGCAGAGGAATCCTCAACATGTTCCAGCTGAATATCAAGAAGACTCAGAACGTCTATGAGCTGCAAGAG CTTGGAGTACAGGGTGTGTGTAAAACCCACTACATCATCAGTGAGGACGCAAAGGCTGACCGCATCCTGTTGTCCAAGACTAAGGACCTGAACCACTGCCAGGAGAGAATCATTAAGGACATTGGCTTGGCTTACACAGAGAGATGCGCTGAGTGTGAGGCT GGAGGAAAGACCCTGAACGGAGCCGCTGCTTTTAGCTACATCATGAAGCCAGCAGCCACAGGTGCTTTGATCTTGGAGGCAACTGCTACAGAGCTCATCCAGTTCTCACCTTTCAACATCATGAATGGCGCTGTCCAGATGGAGGCTAA GCAAATCCTGACCTTCATTGAGATCGCGACGGCCGCAGTGGAGCACATCAGAGCTGATGTTCCATATGTTCCCCGTGGATCCCTGCAGTACGAGTTTGACAGCGAGCTTCTCCAGACACCCATCCAGCTTCTGAGGATCACCAATGCCGAGGCACAG ATTGTTGAGATTCTAAACCACCTGGTGACTTCCAATGTGGCCATGGTCCACGAAGATGCTCCTCTGAAATTCATTGAGCTCATCCAGCTGCTGCGTGTGGCCAGATTTGAGAGTATTGAGGCCCTCTGGACTCGGTTCAAAGCTAAAGCCGATTACAG GCACTGGATCCTAAATGCTGTCCCTGCCATTGGTACTCATGCTGCTTTGAAGTTCTTCAAGGAGAAGTTCCTCGCTGGGGAGGTGACTATTGCCGAAGCTGCTCAAGCACTTCTGGCATCTGTCCACATGGTGACAGCCGACCTGGAGGTTATCAAGCTTGCCGAG GGCCTGGCCATGAACCCCAAGATACAAGAAAACCCAGTTCTGCGTGAGATTGTCATGCTGGGCTATGGCACCCTGGTTGCTAAATACTGTGCAGAGAACCCAACTTGCCCAGCTGAGCTAGTGAGG CCCATCCATGAACTTGCTATCCAGGCTGTTGCCAAAGGTGAAATTGAGGAGGTCATTGTCACTCTCAAAGTCCTGGGTAATGCTGGACATCCTGCCAGCCTGAAGCCAATCATGAAGCTCCTGCCAGGCTTTGGAAGTGCTGCTGCTGGCCTGCCACACAGAGTTCACATTGATGCTGTTTTGGCCCTGAGGAACATTGCTAAGAAGGAGCCCAAGATG ATCCAGGAAATGGCTGTTCAGCTGTTCATGGACGAGGCTCTCCACCCAGAGCTACGAATGGTTGCTGCTATCGTACTGTTTGAGACCAAGCTGCCAATGGGTCTAGTGACTGCTCTCGCCAATGTCCtcttgaaagaaaaaaatctgcagGTCGCTAGCTTTGTCTACTCTTACATGAAAGCCATGACCAAGAACACCGCTCCTGATTTTGCCTCTGT TGCTGCTGCCTGTAATGTTGCTGTGAAGATCCTTAGCCCCAAATTCGACAGAATGAGCTATCGCTTCAGCAGAGCTTTCTATTTAGATACCTACCACA ACCCCTGGATGATGGGTGCTGCTGCTAGCGCCTTCTATGTTAACGATGCTGCAACTGTTTTTCCAAGAGCCATTGTGGCCAAAGCTCGCACCTACTTTGCAGGAGCTTATGCTGATGTCCTTGAG CTTGGAGTAAGAACTGAGGGAATGCAGGAGGCCCTTCTGAAAATACAAAAGTCTCCCGAGAATGTTGACAGGATGACCAAGATGAAACAAGTTATAAAGGCT cTTTCTGAGTGGAGGGCTCATCCTTCCAGCCAGCCCCTGGCCTCTGTGTATGTGAAATTCTTTGGACAGGAAATTGCATTTGCCAACATTGACAAAGCCATTATTGATCAGATTATTGAG cttgccACTGGACCAGCAATCCAATCTTATGGCAGGAATGCTTTGAATGCTGTGATGTCTGGGTTCGCATTTCATTTGACAAAACCAATGCTGGTTGCTGAGGTTCGTCGCATCTTTCCCACCACCGTTGGTCTGCCCATGGAGCTCAGTTTCTATACTGCTGCTGTGGCTGCTGCCTCTGTTGAAC TCCAAGCCACTGTGACACCACCTCTGCCTGAAAACTTCAATGCTGCCCAGCTTCTGAAGTCTGACATCAACATCAGGGCTGCCATTACTCCAAG TGTGTCCATGCATACCTATGCAGTTATGGGAGTGAATACTGCTTTCGTCCAGGCTGCTCTGATGTCAAGAGCCAGAGTTCACACAATTGTTCCTGCAAAGATGGAAGCAAGAATTGACATGATTAAGGGGAACTTCAAGCTTCAGCTCCTGCCTGTTCAGGGCATCGATAAGATTGCAActgtatt TGTTGATACTTTTGCTGTTGCAAGAAATGTGGAAGACCTTGCAGCTGCCAAAATCACACCAGTGGTTCCAGAAGAATTTACAGCACAGACATCAAGGGAAACCTTTTCTTCAAAGATTTCATCCTTTGCATCCTCTCTGGCTGGTGATATG TCAGTGTCATCTGAAATCCTTCCTGTTGACCTGCCAAGTAGAATTGTCCGCAAGGcctttgaaaagaaaatgtgtgctGTAATCGAAACCTTTGGAATCAAGGCGTGCACTGAGATTGAATCTCGCAACGCAGCCTTCATCAAAAACTGCCCATTCTACACCATAATTGGAAAACATGCGGTCATTGTTGAGGTTGCTCCAG CTGCCGGACCAGTCGTCGAGAAGATTGAAATTGAGGTTCAGGTTGGAGATAGGGCAGCAGAAAAGATCCTCAAAGTGATTAACCTGAGTGAGGAAGAGGAAATTCTTGAGGACAAAAACGTCCTGATGAAACTCAAGAAAATCCTGGTTCCTGGTCTGAAGAACAGCACAGCAGCGTCATCCAG CTCCAGCAGCTCTCGCTCCAGCAGCTCCTCCTCCGCATCATCCAAgtcctcctccagctcctcctctcGCTCCAAGAGCAAGGCAGTCGGCAAAGCATCAAAGAGACTGAGCAGCTCCTCCAGCTCACGCTCCAGCAGTGCTTCAAACAGCCAGTCTTCTCTCGTGTTCAGCAGCCGCTCCTCCAactccagctccagctccagctcctccaGGTCCTCCAGGTCCAGATCATTGTCCAAG CAACAACTGTATGAAATGAAGTTTATCAAGAACCACATCCACCAG CATGGCCTCTCCACAGGCCGTGCCAACAGCAAGAGCAGTGCCTACAGCTTCGAGGCCATCTACAATAAG GCCAAGTACCTCTCTAATGCTGTCGCTCCTGTTGTAACTATTCTCATCCGCGCCGTGAGAGCTGACCACACGGTTCAGGGATACCAGATTGCAGCTTACTTTGACAGAGCTACTGCCAGACTTCAGGTCATTATTGCCAACCTGGATGAGAATGACCAATGGAGAGTCTGTGCTGATGGTGTGATGCTGAGCTACCGCAAGCTGATG GCCAAGATTGCCTGGGGCATTGAGTGCAAACAATACAAGACTGAGATCACGGCTGAGACTGGTCTGGTGGGTAAAGACCCTGCAGTCAGCGTTAAGGTTGCCTGGGACAAACTTCCAAAGAGCATGATGTGCTATGCAACACG GATCTCTCAGTACATTTCCCGTGTCGCTAAGGAATATGGAGCACACCTGGCAAAGGCAAAAAATGTTCgtaatcagatcagactgtCTGTGGCTGCTGCTTCTGAGACAAGCCTGAATGTTGTGCTGAAGACACCAAAG AGGACATTATACATATTTGGTGTGCACTTCCCTATTGCTCTGCCAATTGGTCACACTGCTGCTGAGCTAGAATCCTACCAAAGCAACTGGGCTGACAAGCTCTCCTACATGCTCACCAAGGCTCATGCAg CTGAGTGTTCCATGGTCAAAGACACAGTGGTCACATTCAACAACAGGAAATACAAGAACGAGATGCCCCACTCTTGCTCCCAGGTGTTGGCTCAGGATTGTACCCCGGAACTTAAATTCATTGTTCTACTGAAGAGGGATCAAACAGAGGAACAGAACCAGATCAATGTGAAGATCGGAAACAT TGATGTGGACCTGCATCCGAAGGGCAGTGTTATCATAGTGAAGGTTAACGGAGTAGAAATCCCTATCAGCAACCTGCCATATCAGCATCCCACag GCAAAATTCAGATCATACAGAGAGGTGAGGGCATTGCGCTCCATGCTCCCAGCCATGGTCTCCAGGAGGTCTACCTTGATCTGAACGAGCTGAAG GTCAAAGTTGTGGACTGGATGAGAGGACAGACCTGTGGACTCTGTGGAAAGGCTGACGGAGAAATCAGACAGGAGTACCGCACACCCAACGAACGCCTGACCAAGAACGCAGTCAGCTACGCTCATTCCTGGGTTCTGTCTGGAAAGAGCTGCCGGGATGCCTCTG AGTGTTACATGAAGCTTGAATCTGTGAAGCTGGAGAAGCAGGTGGTCCTCCATGGCCAAGAGTCCAAATGCTACTCTGTTGAGCCCGTGCTGCGCTGCCTGGCCGGCTGCATGCCTGTGAGGACAACGACCGCCACTGTTGGCTACCACTGCCTGCCCGCTG ATTCTAACCTGAATGTCTCTGAGGGTCTGAGCAGCATCTATGAGAAGAGCACTGACCTGATCGAAACAGCAGAAGCCCACCTGGCCTGTCGCTGCGCTGCTCAGTGCGCTTAA